ACTTATAAAAAAATATTATCAAAGGGAGAAGAACATAATAGATTAAAAAAAATTGAAACCACTATTAGGAAATGTAAAGGAAAAATGAACCTGCACTAATCACCCATATTACCAAATCCTTCAAACTAAATTATCCCCATATTCAAATTGAGAATGTAAAAACTTATATGGGTACTATTCCATTCCAGAAACAACACCTTCTTGATAATTAAAAAAGTAGCAAAATTAACCCTTCTTGTGGTTATTAAGAAAAGATAGGAGTATCAGGGCAACATTAGATAAAAAAAATGGCTCCGCGAGCTGGACTCGAACCAGCGGCCCGGTGGTTAACAGCCACCTGCTCTACCTCCTGAGCTATCGCGGAACCGACGGAGTATTATAATATCAGAAACAACCGTTTTTTTTCAAACAGTATAAAATATTATGCTATTTCAGGAAAGAACTAAAAAAAGCTGTCCCTCCATCGTCAATTAACAACCTATGTTTATTTGAGTAGTTTATCATTATGGATTATCTTATCAATTCCATTATTTGACTTTGACAATTATTGTTTGGAAGTAAGTTTTTTATTATGTTATAATTTTTCTGCTTAGCGGAGAGGTGACCGAGTGGCTTAAGGTGGCGCCCTGCTAAGGCGTTGTACGGCTTAAACCGTACCGCGGGTTCAAATCCCGCCCTCTCCGCCAGTTTTTATTATAATCTGAATGTCGGGAAAGGGGACAAAATGAAAATTTCCCGTCGTTGTTTTATTGGGTCTTCGTTAGCAGGGTTAGGTCTTTTCTACTCTTTTAATTCTATTAGTGAAAAAATATCCTCCTCGTTGCGTAAATATCATGTCTCGGTTTCAATTGATGCATTAGAACATGAACCAGAACTTTTTGAAATTTTCAAAAAAGTAGGGATTTCTGCTATATGGATTGGTGGATATTTTTATGGGCATTGGTATTATAAACCAGAAGCAATTCGGGCATGGAAAAACAAATTCGAGTCTGTCGGAATACCTGCTTATGTAATTAATGTCCCTCTCGGACATCCAGGTGATTCATTGGGTAGTTATTCAGGGGATGTTCCACTAACCCCACCGACACAATGGAAACCCGGGGTTAGTTCTGATATGAAGATGTATGCAGGGACTTCACTTCATCCGCCTGCAACTGAAGAGAATGCAAAGGCTTTAGAGGTATTAAGCAGTCATGGGATTAAAAAGGTGTTTTTGGATGATGATTTCCGTTTAGCACGAAGTCCAGGTATGATTGGCGGGTGTTTTTGCAATGAGCATAAAGAGGCTTTTTTGAATAAATATGGTTATAAAAATTCGGATTGGGAAACTCTTATTGATTCGGTTCAAAAACGAAACTTAACAGGAATTTTAAGAGAATGGATAGAATTTACCTGTGATGAATTGACTACCTGTTTTCACACATTAGAGAAACGAGCCCCTGAAATTGAACTGGGTATCATGGTAATGTATATGGGGAGTGAAAAAGCAGGCATACGCCTGAAAGATTATCAGGGGCGTTTATTCCGTGTCGGAGAACTTATGTTTGACGACAATAGTTTTGGTAGTGTTAAAGGGAAATGCAACGAACTATTTAGTGCCTTATTCCACCGTTGCTTTACAGAACCTGAGAAAACATTTAGCGAAACAACAGCATTTCCAGCAGATAAATTGTCTGCAAAAAACATGTGTGCCAAATTAGTCATCTCTACGATTGCAGATGTGCGGAACACAATGTTCATGAGTGGAATTCAACATTTCCCTAAAACACACTGGGATGTCCTCCCTGATGAAATGAAAAAACAAGCCCGATTTCATGAAGTCATTGCGGGACATAAACCCGTCGGACCTCTAAAACATTATTGGGGAGAAAAAAGCAGATATGTAAGTGATGATAATCCATATAGTTTGTTTTTATCGTTAGGGATTCCGTTTGAAGTGGTTGAAGAACCTACCCATGAGGGCTGGATGTTTATCAATGATTATGATATGAATAATCTCCCACAAAAGGAATGTGTGTATATCTCACGTGTGAAAAAAGATAATTGCTTGGAAATTCCTGAGAACTTGAATACTCTCTTCAAATTTAAACAGTCGATTCTTCCACAAATAAAGCATATACCGCATATTATTGATGAAAAACCTGTGGTTTGTGCATGGTATCCAACAGTGAAGAAAGTTTTGATATGGAATTTGTCAGAAAATAGAGAGGAACTTACGCTAAAAAGAGATGATAAAACAATGAATTTCTTCCTATCAGGTCTTGAATCATTATTGTTAGATGACCTATCCAACTAATATACCTTTTATCTTCAATTAAAAAATTCACCATCCTAATATACTCTTTGATTCTGTATGCTAATAATGCAAATCTCACAATATTTTTTTGTACAACACAAATTAATACTTTAATTTTATATGACAATAATTATTAATATTCAATTTCCTACTTGACAAATATATATTTCTATGTTATTATAGATTATGGTAATCGTTTTACCAATTTTAATAAATATCATTATTAACTTTTAATTAAAGGAGACTAAAACATGTCTAAAAAAGGTTTTACTCTCATTGAATTACTTGTTGTCATCGCTATTATCGGTATTCTTGCGGCGATATTATTGCCAGCTCTTGCTCGTGCCCGTGAAGCGGCACGTCGTTCCAGTTGCCAGAACAACCTCAAACAATGGGGATTGGTCTTTAAGATGTATTCCAACGAAGCCAAAGGAGAACGGTTCCCTCGTTTATGCGCGTATTATGGAAACCTTGTAGATTGTAATACAGCAGGATTTCCTGTAACTCATACTAACACTCTAAGAATTTCTGTAGGTCCTTATGTCCCTTCTATATTTCCGGAATATTTAACTGACCCCAATATCACATTGTGTCCTTCGGATGCAGAAGCGAAACCAGGAGATTTAATTAATCCCATTACAAATGAGTCAGAATTCTACCTTGCATGCAATAACATGGAAAGAGGTATGTTCCGTATTGATACCAGTTATGCCTACTTAGGCTACGTATTGGACCGGTGTGAAGATACAGATGAGCAAATGAACTTGGGATTATTTGACCCCGAATATTCTGCTTATACAGGTCCCGCACAATTTGTAATGCTTGCAGCACAATTATATGCAGTACCTGAACCTGATGTACCAGCAAAAACAGACCAAGATATTAATGCCGGGGTACCTTATGGCAATGCCGGAACTGCAACGATATATCGGCTTCGTGAAGGGATTGAACGATTCCTTATAACAGATATTAATAATCCCTCTGCTTCAGCACAAGCGCAAAGTAGTGTATTTATCATGTTTGACCTTGTAGCAACAGCAACGCAAGGGTTTAATCACATACCCGGTGGCTGCAATGTGCTATATATGGACGGACATGTAGAATTTGTTCGTTATCCAGGCAAAGCACCGGTAAATCAGGGATTCGCTTGGGTAACTACCGCCGTTGGATTTTCATAATCCGCATATAATAACATAGTAAATAAAATTAAATTTAACAAATTACAGGTATAGAGATGGAGCGTAGAGATTTTTTAAAAAGGGCAGTGTTAGGTTTACTAACCTGCCCTACTGTTTATGCTTCACAAACGAAGCAGGGCAAAATAAAAAAAGCCTCAAAGCCTAAAGTGCCACAGAACTTCATCCTAATTCTGATGGACGATATGGGCTATGGTGACCTCAGTTGTTATGGAAATACTCAATATACAACACCGAACCTTGACCAGATGGCGAAGGAAGGGGTTCGTTTTACGGATTTTTATGCCTGTGCTCCTGTATGCACTCCGACGCGTGCTTCTGTAATGACAGGATGCTATGCTCAGAGAGTTGGTTTGCCTCGTGTTCTGGGGAATAGAGAACGGACTGGAATTAATCCCAATGAAGTAACCTTAGCAGAAGCATTAAAAGGTGCTGGGTATAATACTGCTTGTTATGGGAAGTGGCATTTAGGACATTTACAACCATTCCTCCCACCGAATCATGGCTTTGATGAATATTATGGTATCCCCTATTCTAATGATATGGGTCCAGATGAGAATGAACCCAATGCCCCTCCATTACCCTTAATAGAAAACTTAAAAGTAATTGAAGAAAACCCAGACCAATCAAAATTAACTACCGAATATACGGAGCGAGCCGTTAATTTTATTAAGAGGAATAAAGATAACAAATTTTTCTTATATCTACCTCATACAATGATGCATGTGCCTATTTATGTATCAAAGAAATTTGAAGGGAAATCAGGGGCTGGATTATATGGTGATACAGTTCTGGAAATTGACTGGTCTGTGGGTGAAATAATAAATACACTTAAAGAGACAGGACTCTCTGATAATACACTGGTTGTATTTACATCAGATAATGGACCATGGTTAATTTATGGAAATCATGCAGGAAGTGCAGGCCCGTTACGCTGTGGTAAAGCGACTACTTTTGAAGGAGGAATGCGTGTTCCTTGTATTGCATGGTCACCTCAATTTATCCCTTCAGGAAAAATTTGCAGTGAAGTAAGTGCTACGTTTGATTTCTATCCTACATTTGCCAAACTTGCAAATGCAGACTATCCTAAAACTGATTTTCGTGACGGGAAGAATACTTGGAATTTGTTTATAAAACCAGATATGAATTCTCCCCATCCTTTCTTCTTATATTATCTCCATAATGAACTACAAGCCATCCGTCAAGGAAAATGGAAACTTCATCTCCCTCACAAATACCAGGAACTTGATTTCCCAGGGAATGATAGAAAACGGGAAAAATATAAAGAAGAAAAGATTGAATTATCTTTATATGATTTGGAAAATGATATTTCAGAAAAAACGAATCTTGCAAATGAATATCCTAAAATAGTAGAACGGCTTAAAGGTATCGCACTTCGGTATGATAAAGATTTAAAAGCGAACATTCGTCCCTGCGGAAAAGTATAATTTATCATTACTTACCCTTATGAAAGAAAGAAGATAAATCACATAATTTTTAGTAAAT
This sequence is a window from Candidatus Hydrogenedens sp.. Protein-coding genes within it:
- a CDS encoding DUF1559 domain-containing protein; this encodes MSKKGFTLIELLVVIAIIGILAAILLPALARAREAARRSSCQNNLKQWGLVFKMYSNEAKGERFPRLCAYYGNLVDCNTAGFPVTHTNTLRISVGPYVPSIFPEYLTDPNITLCPSDAEAKPGDLINPITNESEFYLACNNMERGMFRIDTSYAYLGYVLDRCEDTDEQMNLGLFDPEYSAYTGPAQFVMLAAQLYAVPEPDVPAKTDQDINAGVPYGNAGTATIYRLREGIERFLITDINNPSASAQAQSSVFIMFDLVATATQGFNHIPGGCNVLYMDGHVEFVRYPGKAPVNQGFAWVTTAVGFS
- a CDS encoding sulfatase encodes the protein MERRDFLKRAVLGLLTCPTVYASQTKQGKIKKASKPKVPQNFILILMDDMGYGDLSCYGNTQYTTPNLDQMAKEGVRFTDFYACAPVCTPTRASVMTGCYAQRVGLPRVLGNRERTGINPNEVTLAEALKGAGYNTACYGKWHLGHLQPFLPPNHGFDEYYGIPYSNDMGPDENEPNAPPLPLIENLKVIEENPDQSKLTTEYTERAVNFIKRNKDNKFFLYLPHTMMHVPIYVSKKFEGKSGAGLYGDTVLEIDWSVGEIINTLKETGLSDNTLVVFTSDNGPWLIYGNHAGSAGPLRCGKATTFEGGMRVPCIAWSPQFIPSGKICSEVSATFDFYPTFAKLANADYPKTDFRDGKNTWNLFIKPDMNSPHPFFLYYLHNELQAIRQGKWKLHLPHKYQELDFPGNDRKREKYKEEKIELSLYDLENDISEKTNLANEYPKIVERLKGIALRYDKDLKANIRPCGKV